The Raphanus sativus cultivar WK10039 chromosome 2, ASM80110v3, whole genome shotgun sequence DNA segment GATTAAAACTTTCTTTTGACCCACTGCTTTTAATCGTTGCTATTATTATTTCAACCTCAGTAAATGGGTCTCAGCCTTAATATGATTAACCTTAGTTATATTAGTATAGGATAACTGAGTGTAAAATAGCAGTCGAGTTCTACTTTTGTTTGGCAGATATAAGGAAAAGTAGTTAGTCATGAGTATGTATTTAGAATCTGAGTAAGGTTGTAAGATTAATGGAAGTTAAGAATATTTTGATGCATGCTCTAATGAAACAGCAGAATTTggaatataatattacatagtGAACCAAAGATTTGGAAGTCATCATTTTCTCGCTATACTTTCATGGTTGTTGTAATGAGTAGAATGATAGGAGCAGAAACAAGAAATAAGAGTCatggtgaaaataaatatattcaatgaCAACGCTATATGCATGCACACTAATTGTTATACTGAATCAACTATttgatatcaatattttaataaaattatttgtttaatttataaatgtacGTGAGAGTAATATGATAAACTAATTAAACTAGTCTTCTTTCCCTAAGCTTACAGGAAAGGCTGATAAATATAGAATTGTTTCGACATTTTGAGGCCTCAAGATTCCATTTGCGTCAATTTATCTGAAGGCATTTCATTtgaattttcaatattttttcgAGTCGTGTTTTTGTGGTTTCTaagttttgatataatattGTAAATGGTTAGCCGACTTAAGATAGATAACAATCCCGTTTTCAGTGAtgtatttatgtatttgtaattATACAACTATAGTGTGACCAAGAGACATTAACAAGAgttatagataaaattttgaaaagaacaCATTGCTAAAACTTAAGTTTATTGAGAAAAGCTACATATAGGGCTCTTCAAAATATTTGAGTTCACACtttaaaaaaactttgaagCTAGTAAACTAGTCTAAAAATGTAGAGGAGATCATTGTTGCTTTCAGTTGTGTGCAGGGGAGTTAGGGACGATCCGCGCACAGTTGTCCTTGAGAAGAGGAGGGAAGAAAGGATTCAAAGGAAACATCTGAGGCCAACAGTTTGCATCTAAAGTTGAAAACACCTTGCAGCATGCGGCTtcaacattttcaaaatttccaGAAAGAAAAGAGTTGGAGATTGCAAGGACACATCCTTGGACGTTAAAGAGAGACGACCAACATTTTACAAGATCAACAGGTACTAAGCCAGGTGGAAAAAGTCCAGGATTAGCCTGAGGATTTTGAATTTGAGCTACTCCTCGAGTGACAAAAATGGCAGCACAAAGAGAAATAATTAAGTAGACTGAGACAACAGCTTTGTTTCCCATCttctttgttgattttttttccttatctttttgttttggtttatgtttgaaAGCTTGGATGGAATTGATTATGCGCTGATACTTACAATATATAGGATGAGGATGCAAGATTATTTTATCAGATAAATTTAAGAGCAACATATCAGTTTTAACTTTGTTTCAAAATGAAACTCTTGTCTAGGTTTAATGTATTATGTGTTACACTTTCTTTCATTAAATTGAGCAGTTGACTAATATAATCACAGTATGTTCTTGTTTACGTTGTCAAACAGATGTTTGAAAGTTTCTTTTGACTACtgttttttatagttttttttttgctaaaatttggtgcTACTGCTTTTAtagttgttattattatttattatttcaacCTCAGTAAATGGGTCTCAGCCTTAATATGATTAACCTTAGCTATATTAATTTAGAATAACCGCATGTAAAATAGCAGCCGCGGTCTACTTTTGTTTGGCACATATAAGGAAACATAGGTTGTCATCCGTATGTATT contains these protein-coding regions:
- the LOC130507967 gene encoding uncharacterized protein LOC130507967, with translation MGNKAVVSVYLIISLCAAIFVTRGVAQIQNPQANPGLFPPGLVPVDLVKCWSSLFNVQGCVLAISNSFLSGNFENVEAACCKVFSTLDANCWPQMFPLNPFFPPLLKDNCARIVPNSPAHN